From the Nocardiopsis changdeensis genome, one window contains:
- a CDS encoding SigE family RNA polymerase sigma factor gives MPSEAKGGGHVAGTKQTPRYEEFSSYVAERGPALLRMARSITGSHNDAEDLLQAALVKTFLSWDRISDPRARDGYVRRAMVNARISEWRRSRLDVYPTDEIPEQRVDDPTWRSDLADVVRRSIDKLPDRQRTTVILRYYEDLTEVQIAERMGVTLGTVKSTLSRAVHRLRRDADLIIERTTG, from the coding sequence ATGCCGAGCGAGGCGAAGGGCGGTGGACACGTGGCAGGCACCAAGCAGACCCCCCGGTACGAGGAGTTCAGCAGCTACGTGGCCGAGCGCGGCCCCGCCCTGCTGCGCATGGCCCGCTCCATCACCGGCAGCCACAACGACGCCGAGGACCTGCTCCAGGCCGCCCTGGTCAAGACCTTCCTGTCCTGGGACCGCATCAGCGACCCGCGCGCCCGCGACGGGTACGTGCGCCGGGCCATGGTCAACGCCCGGATCTCCGAGTGGCGCCGCAGCAGGCTGGACGTGTACCCCACCGACGAGATCCCCGAGCAGCGGGTGGACGACCCCACCTGGCGCAGCGACCTCGCCGACGTGGTGCGCCGGTCCATCGACAAACTGCCCGACCGCCAGCGCACCACCGTCATCCTCCGCTACTACGAGGACCTCACCGAGGTCCAGATCGCCGAGCGCATGGGCGTCACCCTCGGCACCGTCAAGAGCACCCTCTCGCGCGCCGTGCACCGGCTGCGCAGGGACGCCGACCTCATCATCGAACGCACCACCGGCTGA
- a CDS encoding MFS transporter yields MSVNTGASAPAAAPARLTPRMTVILVLLLSAQFMLAVDFSILNVALPVIGDGLGFTLANLQWIATAFALCAAGFTLLFGRIADLFGRRRLFLGGLAVLGLSSLAGGFATTPEVLIAARVFQGLATAAVTPAGLSLLTTSFPEGPLRERALGLNGALMSAGFTTGAVLGGLLADLLSWRWAFFVNVPVALVVLVVAPIVIGESLPERRPRLDAPGAVLVTLGLLAVVHGFSQAGEAGWSAPLTWGSLAAGAVLLALFALVESKARSPLVPIRILRRRTVAWGNIAGFIAFLTETSLVFLLTLYLQNVLGFSPLAAGLSFAVLGAGTVLGGVLAPRVIGAASARAALLTGGAVQSAATFALLFLGADQGSMPLLLAATFVGGVGNMLVIVGFMVTATSGLPDGEQGLATGLATMTQQIGITMGTPIMSAVAASAMVGTGAAATLGGLTWAIGVNAALVLVGVLVSALFLGGAARERG; encoded by the coding sequence ATGTCCGTGAACACCGGCGCGTCCGCGCCAGCGGCCGCACCGGCGCGGCTGACACCGCGCATGACCGTCATCCTGGTACTCCTGCTGTCGGCGCAGTTCATGCTGGCCGTCGACTTCTCCATTCTCAACGTGGCGCTGCCCGTCATCGGCGACGGGCTGGGCTTCACGCTCGCGAACCTCCAGTGGATCGCCACCGCGTTCGCGCTGTGCGCGGCGGGCTTCACCCTGCTCTTCGGCCGGATCGCGGACCTGTTCGGGCGTCGGCGCCTCTTCCTGGGCGGTCTCGCCGTCCTGGGCCTGTCCTCCCTGGCGGGCGGGTTCGCCACCACCCCCGAGGTGCTGATCGCCGCCCGCGTCTTCCAGGGCCTGGCCACCGCCGCGGTCACCCCGGCGGGCCTGTCCCTGCTCACCACCTCCTTCCCGGAGGGGCCGCTGCGGGAGCGGGCACTGGGCCTCAACGGGGCGCTGATGTCGGCGGGGTTCACCACCGGCGCGGTCCTGGGCGGCCTGCTCGCCGACCTGCTGTCGTGGCGGTGGGCGTTCTTCGTCAACGTCCCGGTGGCCCTGGTGGTGCTGGTCGTCGCCCCGATCGTGATCGGGGAGTCCCTGCCGGAGCGGCGGCCCCGGCTCGACGCCCCGGGCGCCGTGCTGGTCACCCTCGGCCTGCTCGCCGTGGTCCACGGCTTCTCGCAGGCCGGCGAGGCGGGCTGGTCCGCGCCGCTCACCTGGGGGTCCCTGGCGGCCGGCGCGGTGCTGCTGGCCCTGTTCGCCCTGGTGGAGTCCAAGGCCCGGTCCCCGCTGGTGCCGATCCGCATCCTGCGCCGCCGCACGGTGGCCTGGGGCAACATCGCCGGGTTCATAGCGTTCCTCACCGAGACATCGCTGGTCTTCCTGCTCACCCTCTACCTGCAGAACGTGCTGGGCTTCAGCCCGCTGGCGGCGGGCCTGTCCTTCGCGGTCCTGGGCGCGGGCACCGTCCTGGGCGGCGTCCTCGCCCCGCGCGTCATCGGCGCGGCCTCCGCCAGGGCCGCGCTGCTCACCGGCGGAGCGGTGCAGAGCGCGGCGACCTTCGCCCTGCTGTTCCTGGGGGCCGACCAGGGGAGCATGCCCCTGCTCCTGGCCGCGACCTTCGTGGGCGGGGTGGGCAACATGCTGGTCATCGTCGGGTTCATGGTCACCGCCACCTCCGGGCTGCCCGACGGCGAGCAGGGGCTGGCCACCGGGCTGGCCACGATGACCCAGCAGATCGGCATCACCATGGGCACGCCGATCATGAGCGCCGTGGCCGCCTCCGCGATGGTCGGCACCGGCGCCGCCGCGACGCTCGGCGGTCTGACCTGGGCCATCGGGGTGAACGCGGCGCTCGTCCTGGTGGGCGTGCTCGTCAGCGCGCTCTTCCTCGGCGGTGCGGCGCGGGAGCGCGGGTGA
- a CDS encoding helix-turn-helix domain-containing protein, translating into MAPRASELGDFLRARRAALRPEDVGLTPYGERRRVPGLRREELCLLAGVSVTHYTRLEQGRGTRVSREVLTAIARALRLDEDEISHLMDLAAPARRPAQPRPEHAGDSARQLINAMAQVPALILDRRNDVLAWNGLGHALLGGHLDPGDPDLPAHRPNLTRMLFLEEHMRDLYGEHWPEEATLAVASLRLTAGRNPDDRRLAELVGRLAVQSGEFAERWARHPVRTCTSGTKRMDHPVVGRLELAFETLQIPKSPGQRLIAYSAAPGSPSERALRDLLPQGRPDAEERPRAVLSAVASRG; encoded by the coding sequence ATGGCCCCCCGCGCATCCGAACTCGGTGACTTCCTCCGGGCCCGCCGCGCCGCGCTGCGGCCCGAGGACGTGGGCCTGACCCCCTACGGCGAACGCCGACGGGTGCCCGGCCTGCGGCGGGAGGAGCTGTGCCTGCTCGCGGGGGTGAGCGTCACCCACTACACGCGGCTGGAACAGGGGCGCGGCACCCGGGTGTCGCGCGAGGTCCTGACCGCGATCGCGCGGGCCCTGCGCCTGGACGAGGACGAGATCTCGCACCTGATGGACCTGGCCGCGCCCGCCCGGCGGCCCGCGCAGCCCCGGCCCGAGCACGCCGGCGACTCGGCGCGGCAGCTGATCAACGCGATGGCGCAGGTCCCGGCGCTGATCCTGGATCGCCGCAACGACGTCCTGGCCTGGAACGGGCTCGGCCACGCCCTGCTGGGAGGGCACCTGGACCCCGGGGACCCGGACCTGCCCGCACACCGCCCCAACCTCACCCGGATGCTGTTCCTGGAGGAGCACATGCGCGACCTCTACGGGGAGCACTGGCCGGAGGAGGCGACGCTGGCGGTGGCCTCGCTGCGGCTGACCGCGGGACGCAACCCCGACGACCGCAGGCTCGCCGAGCTGGTCGGCCGGCTCGCGGTGCAGAGCGGGGAGTTCGCCGAGCGCTGGGCCCGGCACCCGGTGCGGACCTGCACGTCGGGGACCAAGCGGATGGACCACCCGGTGGTGGGCCGCCTGGAGCTGGCCTTCGAGACCCTCCAGATCCCCAAGAGCCCCGGACAGCGGCTCATCGCCTACAGCGCGGCACCGGGCAGCCCCTCGGAGCGGGCACTGCGCGACCTGCTGCCGCAGGGTCGCCCGGACGCCGAGGAGCGGCCGCGCGCCGTCCTCTCGGCCGTGGCCTCCCGGGGGTGA
- a CDS encoding molybdopterin oxidoreductase family protein, with the protein MPSRDPIAEPWGSRTPYGPGRRWPARVDLHLAEGVGPEDVDRWVPSASILHSNGDALDIAVKDGRIVGVRGRGEDRVNRGRLGPKDLYGWQANHSPDRLTRPLVRRGGKLVETDWDTAMGLVVERSRRLLDEQGASALGFYTSGQLFLEEYLTLAAIAHGAIGTNHLDGNTRLCTATAATALKASFGCDGQPGSYGDIDHADVIALYGHNMAETQTVLWSRVLDRLAGPNPPRLLCVDPRPTPVAAHSAVHLAPRPGTNVALMNAIQHELIRTGRVDHAYVRDHTVGYGELVRVTDDYPPERAAEICGLPAERIREAAALLGGAERLLSTVLQGFYQSNQATAAAVQVNNVHLLRGMLGRPGAGVLQMNGQPTAQNTRECGADGDLTGFRNWNNDAHISDLAAAWNLDPMRIPHYAPPTHAMQIMRYAEKGSIRFLWISATNPAVSLPELRRIRETLARRELFLVVQDVFMTETAELADVVLPAATWGEKTGTFTNSDRTVHLSEKAVEPPGEARTDLDIFLDYARRMNFRDADGRPFPQWHDPVSAFEAWKRVSAGRPCDYSGLTYDRLRDTGGIQWPCDAEHPDGTERLYTDGRFWARPEECESYGRDLVTGAPKEEAEYRAANPEGLAMLKAVEYVPPHEGPDGEYPFTLITGRTLYHFHTRTKTGRAPELRRAAPEVWVEVSAADALEAGVHEGDPVEVRSRRGVVRARARVGGIRPGVLFVPFHYGYWDTDAADPDGERDRAANELSATDWDPVSKQPLFKTAAVRLRRVGAGDGRPSPAPTTTASAPLDAEVAATRGRPDTLEEPDGGGTR; encoded by the coding sequence GTGCCGTCGAGGGATCCGATCGCAGAGCCCTGGGGGTCGCGCACCCCCTACGGCCCGGGCCGGCGGTGGCCGGCGCGGGTCGACCTCCACCTCGCCGAAGGGGTGGGGCCCGAGGACGTCGACCGCTGGGTCCCGTCCGCGTCGATCCTGCACTCCAACGGCGACGCGCTGGACATCGCCGTGAAGGACGGCCGGATCGTCGGGGTGCGGGGCCGCGGGGAGGACCGGGTGAACCGCGGGCGCCTGGGCCCCAAGGACCTCTACGGCTGGCAGGCCAACCACTCCCCCGACCGGCTCACCCGCCCCCTGGTACGCCGCGGCGGGAAGCTGGTCGAAACCGACTGGGACACCGCGATGGGCCTCGTGGTGGAGCGCAGCAGGCGGCTGCTCGACGAACAGGGCGCCTCCGCCCTGGGCTTCTACACGAGCGGCCAGCTCTTCCTGGAGGAGTACCTCACCCTCGCCGCCATCGCCCACGGGGCGATCGGGACCAACCACCTGGACGGCAACACGCGGCTGTGCACCGCCACGGCCGCCACCGCGCTGAAGGCGTCGTTCGGCTGCGACGGGCAGCCGGGGTCCTACGGCGACATCGACCACGCCGACGTCATCGCGCTGTACGGCCACAACATGGCCGAGACGCAGACGGTGCTGTGGTCCCGCGTCCTCGACCGGCTGGCCGGGCCGAACCCGCCCCGGCTGCTGTGCGTGGACCCCAGGCCGACTCCGGTGGCCGCGCACTCGGCGGTGCACCTGGCGCCCCGGCCGGGCACCAACGTCGCCCTGATGAACGCGATCCAGCACGAGCTCATCCGGACCGGCCGGGTGGACCACGCCTATGTCAGGGACCACACCGTCGGCTACGGGGAACTGGTCCGGGTGACGGACGACTACCCGCCCGAGCGCGCCGCCGAGATCTGTGGCCTGCCCGCGGAGCGCATCCGGGAGGCCGCCGCGCTGCTGGGCGGCGCCGAACGGCTCCTGTCGACCGTGCTCCAGGGCTTCTACCAGTCGAACCAGGCCACCGCGGCGGCCGTGCAGGTCAACAACGTCCACCTGCTGCGCGGCATGCTGGGCCGACCCGGGGCGGGCGTACTCCAGATGAACGGCCAGCCGACCGCGCAGAACACCCGTGAGTGCGGTGCCGACGGCGACCTGACGGGCTTTCGCAACTGGAACAACGACGCGCACATCTCCGACCTCGCCGCCGCCTGGAACCTGGACCCCATGCGGATCCCGCACTACGCCCCGCCCACGCACGCCATGCAGATCATGCGCTACGCGGAGAAGGGGTCGATCCGCTTCCTGTGGATCAGCGCGACCAACCCGGCGGTGTCGCTGCCCGAGCTGCGCAGGATCCGCGAGACCCTCGCCCGCCGGGAGCTGTTCCTGGTGGTCCAGGACGTCTTCATGACGGAGACGGCCGAGCTCGCCGACGTGGTCCTGCCCGCCGCGACCTGGGGCGAGAAGACCGGTACGTTCACCAACAGCGACCGCACCGTGCACCTGTCCGAGAAGGCCGTGGAGCCGCCGGGCGAGGCCCGGACGGACCTGGACATCTTCCTCGACTACGCGCGGCGGATGAACTTCCGGGACGCCGACGGGCGGCCCTTCCCGCAGTGGCACGACCCCGTGTCGGCCTTCGAGGCGTGGAAGCGGGTCAGCGCGGGCCGGCCCTGCGACTACTCCGGCCTCACCTACGACCGGCTGCGGGACACCGGTGGCATCCAGTGGCCCTGCGACGCGGAACACCCGGACGGCACCGAGCGGCTCTACACGGACGGCCGGTTCTGGGCCCGCCCCGAGGAGTGCGAGAGCTACGGCCGCGACCTCGTCACGGGGGCTCCGAAGGAGGAGGCGGAGTACCGGGCGGCCAACCCGGAGGGCCTGGCGATGCTCAAGGCGGTGGAGTACGTGCCCCCGCACGAGGGACCGGACGGGGAGTACCCCTTCACGCTGATCACCGGCCGCACCCTCTACCACTTCCACACGCGCACCAAGACGGGGCGAGCCCCGGAGCTCCGGCGGGCCGCCCCCGAGGTGTGGGTGGAGGTCTCCGCCGCCGACGCCCTGGAGGCGGGTGTCCACGAGGGCGACCCGGTGGAGGTGCGCTCGCGGCGCGGGGTGGTCAGGGCCCGGGCCAGGGTCGGCGGGATCCGGCCCGGGGTGCTGTTCGTGCCCTTCCACTACGGCTACTGGGACACCGACGCGGCGGACCCGGACGGGGAGCGGGACCGGGCCGCCAACGAGCTGTCCGCCACCGATTGGGACCCCGTGTCCAAACAGCCGCTCTTCAAGACCGCCGCTGTCCGGCTGCGCCGTGTGGGCGCGGGCGACGGGCGGCCGTCCCCCGCGCCCACGACGACCGCGTCCGCTCCGTTGGACGCGGAGGTGGCGGCCACGCGGGGCCGACCGGACACTCTGGAGGAGCCCGACGGGGGAGGAACGCGATGA
- a CDS encoding FAD-dependent monooxygenase — MDNRSVLISGAGIAGSTLAYWLHRFGFRPTVVERAPVLRTGGHAVDIRGTARRVAELTGIVPLVRRAHTGAYGMAFVDRDGRPVAKMGTDVFGDSGGPIAEMAILRSDLARILYDTTRDDVEYVFGDSITAVEQDEDGIRVGFEKGGSRRFDLLVGADGVHSNVRRLVFGPHERYIHDLGCYGALYSITTDLDLGGWQLMYTMPAGGGRPGRTAALSPKREPGQARAGFFLRSEPLRFDRRDTEAQKRVVLRAFEGEGWEIPRMLSGIGDADDFYFDRIAQVRVGTWARHRTVLLGDAAYCASPMSGIGTSLALVGAYLLAGELAAADGRHGPAYAVYEHRMRGFTEQAHEFARGAGGGGLMPDSPAQLWLRNQTVRMLPYLPKGLVGRGMDRLANMVRLPDYAALEHR; from the coding sequence ATGGACAACCGGAGCGTTCTCATCTCCGGCGCCGGGATCGCCGGCTCGACCCTGGCCTACTGGCTGCACCGGTTCGGCTTCCGGCCGACCGTGGTGGAGCGGGCACCCGTACTCCGCACCGGCGGCCACGCGGTCGACATCCGCGGCACCGCCCGCCGGGTGGCGGAGCTGACGGGCATCGTCCCCCTGGTCCGCAGGGCGCACACCGGCGCCTACGGCATGGCCTTCGTCGACCGCGACGGCAGACCCGTCGCGAAGATGGGCACCGACGTGTTCGGCGACTCCGGCGGCCCCATCGCGGAGATGGCGATCCTCCGATCCGACCTGGCCCGGATCCTCTACGACACCACCCGCGACGACGTCGAGTACGTGTTCGGCGATTCGATCACCGCCGTCGAGCAGGACGAGGACGGGATCCGGGTCGGGTTCGAGAAGGGCGGGTCCCGCCGCTTCGACCTGCTGGTCGGCGCGGACGGCGTGCACTCCAACGTGCGCCGCCTGGTCTTCGGCCCGCACGAGCGCTACATCCACGACCTCGGCTGCTACGGGGCGCTCTACTCCATCACCACGGACCTGGACCTCGGCGGCTGGCAGCTGATGTACACCATGCCGGCCGGCGGCGGCAGGCCCGGCAGGACGGCCGCGCTCTCCCCCAAGCGCGAGCCCGGGCAGGCCCGGGCCGGGTTCTTCCTGCGCTCCGAACCGCTGCGGTTCGACAGGCGCGACACCGAGGCGCAGAAGCGGGTCGTCCTGCGCGCCTTCGAGGGCGAGGGGTGGGAGATCCCCCGGATGCTGTCCGGCATCGGTGACGCCGACGACTTCTACTTCGACAGGATCGCCCAGGTCCGGGTGGGGACGTGGGCGCGGCACCGGACCGTGCTGCTCGGGGACGCCGCGTACTGCGCCTCCCCGATGTCGGGCATCGGCACCAGCCTGGCGCTCGTCGGCGCCTACCTCCTCGCCGGGGAGCTCGCCGCGGCCGACGGCCGCCACGGCCCGGCCTACGCGGTCTACGAGCACCGCATGCGCGGCTTCACGGAGCAGGCGCACGAGTTCGCCCGCGGCGCCGGAGGAGGCGGGCTGATGCCCGATTCGCCCGCGCAGCTCTGGCTGCGCAACCAGACCGTCCGGATGCTGCCCTACCTGCCCAAGGGACTGGTCGGCAGGGGGATGGACCGGTTGGCCAACATGGTCCGCCTCCCGGACTACGCGGCTCTGGAACACCGGTAG